The Flammeovirga yaeyamensis genome segment ATGCAATATTGTCAAAATCTACTTCGCTTAAACGAGAATTTTGAGCTTTTTCTACGCGAATATCTAATTTTAATTCCTTCATATTATTGTCCAAACATATTTTGCGATGTGTATCAAGCCATAAATATAGATACATTTGTACTATTGTGAGGAAAAAATTCAAAAATAGTGTCACTCTCCAAGACTTTTTTTGATATTTGATAAGAAATTAAGAATTATAATGAACGAAAACATCATTTACATAGGACTTTGTCTACTTTTTTCCGCCTTCTTTTCGGCGACGGAAATCGCATTTGTTTCTGCGAATCGTCTTCATATAGAGGTACAAAGAAAAAAGCTTTCTTTGGCAGGTCGTCTTATCAATAAATTTTTCGAAAATAAATCGACTTTTATTACCACAATATTAATCGGAAACACCACTGCTTTAGTGATGTATGGTATTTTTGTATCGAAAGTTTTAGACCCAATTTTACAAAACTTTTATATGACTCAATTTCCATCCATGGATCCTGGGACTGTAGAAGTCACTGTTTTAATTACACAAACTATTTTATCTACAGTTGTCGTTTTAATAACAGCGGAATTTCTACCCAAAAGTTTAACGATGATCAACCCCGATGTTTTCCTAAATATTGCATCGCCTCCAATGAATGTTATCTACACACTCTTATATCCAATTACTTGGTGCGTAGAAAAATTATCACAGTTTACTATCAAAAATATATTTGGTTTCCATTCTCAAGAAGAACAAAATTCATTCAACCTCACCGATCTGAGTCAATATATTAGAGATATAGAAGTAGCATCACTTGATCAAGAAGATTCAGAAGGAGATGCTATTGATAAAACCTACTTGGAAAACGCATTAGAATTTAAAGATGTCCGTGTGAGAGATGTTATGATTCCAAGAAAAGAAATCGTTGCTATCGATATTGAAGAAGATATTGAAGAACTGAAGAAACTCTTTATAGAAAGCGGACATTCCAAAATTCCTGTTTATAAAGAAGACCTTGATGATATTGTAGGTTACTGTCACGCTCGACAGTTATTTAAAAAGCCTGAAACTATACAAGAAATTCTCCATGAAATCCCTACTCGTCCTGAAACTGCAGCAGCAGATGAAGTGATGACATTTATGATGGAAGAAAAGAAAAGTTTAGTGTCTGTTATCGATGAATATGGAGGAACTGCGGGCATTGTTACTTTAGAAGATATTACTGAAGAAATTGTAGGTGAAATCGAAGATGAACACGATGAAGAGGAACTTCCTTTCTTTCAAGAAAATGAATATACTTATCTTCTAACTGCTCGACATGAAATTGATTGGCTCAACGAAAAGAAAGATTGGGAAATAGAAGAAGGAGAATATGATACCCTTGGAGGTTTTATTTTACATCATTATAGAAACATACCTGTAGTTGATGAAGAAATCGATATTGAGGACCTAAAATTCCATATTGTTACCATGGATGGGGCTAGAATTGACATGGTTAGACTAATTTTCCCTCATCAAGAAGAGGAAGAAGAAGAAAATAACAACGAAATAACGGAGTAATTTTGCAAGTATAACCCAAAAAGTCCATTCTATTCTTTACCCTTTGCACTAAGAACAAAACTATTCTTATTCTTACTTACCCTTAATTATTCATTTTAGCTTAATGTATAGGTCATTTTTAATTATTAAATTAAAGATGAGATCATTTTTCGTTATCAGTAATGAGTTATACACCCTAAATAGTTCCTTTAATAATACAGAATATAAATTCATTCACATTTGGTAATCACTTGTAAAATTTATTGTGAATGATATTTAAAAATCACTCTATATGGAACGTTATGATCGATCAAAACCGTTTATCTATCGACGAACGTCTTGTATCGAAATTATTATGTACAATCTACACCTCTACATAATTTTGGTACATCGAAAAGAAAAAGAGACCGATTCTATAGTTCTTTTTGATTATTAAAAGAGTAAAAAACCAACATAAAAAAATATATTATGACCACTACATTGTTAAACCAACAGGTGATGACAGACAGAGAGTTCGAGCGTTTAGAAACGCTTACTTTCGAAACAAGTGCGAAAGCATCTATCGTTATCGCTAATGAAATCGCTGACCTTATTCGCGACAAAGCTTCTAAAGGTGAAAACGCTGTTTTAGGTTTAGCTACAGGTTCTTCTCCTCTTAAAGTATATGACGAACTTATTCGTCTTCATAAAGAAGAAGGCTTGTCGTTCAAAAATGTGATCACTTTCAACTTGGATGAGTACTATCCAATGCAACCTGATTCGATTCATTCTTATGTTCGTTTCATGAAAGAGAACCTTTTTGATCATGTAGATATCGAAGAGAAAAACATCCATATTCCTGACGGTACTTTGGCAATGAAAGACGTTTACGCTTTCTGTCAAGATTACGAAGCTAAAATTGCTGCTGCAGGTGGTTTGGATATCCAAATCTTAGGTATTGGTCGTACAGGTCATATCGGATTTAACGAGCCGGGTTCTACAGAAAATAGCCGTACTCGTATGGTGACACTTGCTGCAGTAACTCGTATCGATGCTGCTCCATCTTTCGGTGGTTTGGACAACGTTCCAAAACGTGCGATCACAATGGGTGTGAAGCCAATCATGCAAGCAGGTCGTATTATCATGATGGCTTGGGGTTCTGGTAAAGCACCAATCGTTCAAAAAATGGTAGAAGGCGACATCTCTATGCAAGTCCCTGCCACTTTCCTTCAAAAACACGATAATGTATCAGTATTCCTAGATGAGGGTGCTACTGAATCATTAACTCGTGTGACTAACCCTTGGTTAGTTCGTGAAGTAGAATGGACACAAGCCATGATGAAAAAAGCCATCGTTTGGTTAGCATACAAAACAGGTAAGCCTGTATTGAAACTAACAAACAAAGATTACATCGAAAATGGTTTAGATAGCTTGTTATCAACTAAAGGTGCTGCTTACGATTTGAACATCGAAGTATTCAACCTTTTACAACATACAATTACTGGATGGCCAGGTGGGAAGCCTTCAGCAGACGACACACAACGTCCTGAAAGAGCAGAACCAGCTAAGAAACGTGTAATTATCTTCTCTCCTCACCCAGACGACGATGTGATCTCTATGGGTGGTACTTTCCAACGTTTAGTGGATCAAGGACATGAAGTACACGTTGCTTACCAAACATCTGGTAACATTGCCGTTTCTGATGATGATGCTCGTAGATATGCGACTTTCTCAAAATCATTGATGGCGAAATTTGGATTCGATACAGCAGAATCAAATTCTAAGTTCAAAGAAATTACAGGTTTCCTTGATGCTAAAGAAGAAGGTGATATCGACTCATTGGCTGTTCGTCAGTTAAAAGGTCAGATCCGTAGAGACGAGTCAATTGCTGCTTGTCGCTACACTGGAGTTCCTGAATCAAAAGTTCACTTCCTAGATCTTCCTTTCTACGAAACAGGTAAAGTTCGTAAGAATCCAGTAGGTCCTGCAGATATCGAAATCATCAAAAACTTGATCTCAGACATCAAGCCTCACCAAATCTATGCAGCAGGTGACTTAGCCGATCCACACGGTACTCACCGCGTTTGTTTAGATGCCATCTTTGCTGCTCTTGAAGAGTTGAAAAACGAAGATTACATGAAAGATTGCTGGTGTTGGTTATACAGAGGTGCGTGGCACGAGTGGCCAATCGACGAAATCGAAATGGCTGTACCAATGTCACCAGAGCAAGTGATGATCAAACGTAAAGCAATTTTCTTCCACGAGTCTCAAAAAGACGGAGTGGTATTCCAAGGTACAGACGACCGTGAATTCTGGCAACGTGCAGAAGAGCGTAACTCTGATACAGCCAAGCTTTACAACCAACTTGGACTAGCAGAATATGAAGCAATGGAAGCGTTCGTTCGCTACCACTTCATCTAAGCCATATATAATTGAATTGATAAAAAGCTCTCGGGGAAACCTGAGGGCTTTTTTTGTATGGGAAATTAAAAATGAAAAGTTAAAAATGAAAAACGTGAGATGTTAAATAGGATGTGTAAATGGTTCGTAAAACCATTCCTTACTTCTTACTTCAAACAACACATACCTAGCAATAAATTACTGGGCTTATGATACTCCATCTCCAAAAATACAATTTCCCTATTCCCTATTAGTTATTACTTAAATAAACGAGCGTCAATTCCGCAACTCCTCCCTCCTAATTCCTAACTCCTACCTATTTTTTCCCTATCTTCACTTAACGATTACTCATTTAAATATCCCTTATGCTAAATAAATATTTTTACATTACTCTATTTCTGTTTTTTACACTTAACATTCAAGCACAAACCCCATATGTAAAAGTGGGGATCGAAGTGCTGAAAGATCAAAATTTTAAAGCTTTAGAAGGCAAACGAGTTGGATTGGTTACTAACCCTACCGGTATCGATATAAATTTCACTTCTACAATTGATATTTTACATCAAGCAGCAAATGTAAACTTAACTGCTCTTTATGGTCCTGAACATGGAGCAAGAGGTGATACAGATGCGGGTGCTCACGTAGATAGTTATCTTGATAAAACCACAGGTTTAAATGTATTCTCTTTGTATGGAAAAACTCGAAAACCAACTCCTAAAATGCTCGAAAATGTAGATGTAATTGTCTATGATATTCAAGATATTGGTGTTCGATCTTATACCTTCATTAGTACATTAGGGCTAGTAATGGAAGCTGCAGCTGAAAATGGTAAAGAGGTGATTGTTTTAGATCGTCCCAATCCATTAGGTGGTAAAAAAGTGGAAGGTAATATTGTAATGGAAGGATACTTCTCTTTTGTGAGTCAATTTCCAATTCCTTACATCTATGGACTTACCGTTGGAGAATTGGCCTACATGATGAATCATGAAGGATGGCTCAAAGGAGGTAAAAAATGTAAACTCAAAGTCATTCCAATGAAAGGTTGGAAACGTTCTATGAGATTCCAAGATACTGGTCGTGCTTGGGTACCGTCTTCTCCTCATATTCCAAATGTTCAAACGGCCGAACTTTACCCTGCCACAGGTATAATTGGAGAACTTGAAGCTAGTTTTATCGGAATCGGTTACACCCTTCCTTTTGGTGTATTTGCCTCTGAATGGATCAATGGATTGAAATATGCAGAAGCTTTAAATGCTTTACATCTTGATGGTGTACATTTTAGACAAATAACGTTTACCCCTTATTATAAAGACAAAAAAGGCAAGAAGCTTTATGGTGTTCAGGTATATATTACCGATTATGATAAAGTGAGATTATCTGAAATTCAATTTCATGCCTTAGCCGTATTGAAAGACCTCTATCCGGATAAAGATCTATTTGCTGGTAAAGAAAATCGATTCAATATGTTTGATAAAGTTTGTGGAACCGACCTTATCCGCACTAATTTCACTAAAAACTATCTTTTTGATGATGTAAAACCCTATTGGAGAAAAGATGAAGAGGCTTTTAGGAAGAAGTCGGCGGTGTATATGATGTATAGGTAGGTAGCAGGTAGCAGGTAGCAGGTAGCAGGTAGCAAAATTTACGCTCGGTTTTAATTAGGAATTAGGAGTTTCTAATCTAACGCTCGTTTTAACTAAGAAGTAAGGAACTAAGAAACTAAGGGTTGATTTCGTTCTATGTAGGTACATATCAAAAGCCCCGTAATTTATTGCGGGGGATTGGTGTTAAAGTAAGAGGTAAATTCACTAAAAATTTATCTCGATGTGACTTTAGATTCTTATATGTATCAGTTGAATTTTAACCTTCAACTATTCATTAGATAAATCAGAAATATGTCTGAAATTATACTTTAGTAGATTTTTGACACAACTATATTCAGTAAAAAACCCTCAAAATTAAAGAAAAGTATAATTTTGAGGGTTTTTCTATCATATTATCAATTTTCATCAATAAAAAAGTTGAGAAATTAACTTAAAGGTAAATTTCTCAACTCAGTATATTTTCAGAGCAAATCGCTTTTCACTTTTCACTCTTCACTCTTCACTTATATTAGTACCACTGACTAATTTGGCGAAGTGATTTTCTTTCGATATTAGGCACTAAGGCATCTTTCTCTGGGTATCCAACAGGGATCAATAAGAAAGGTCGCTCATTGGCTGGTCTTTCTAATTCTTTGGCAAGAAAGTTCATTGGCGAAGGTGTGTGAGTTAATGCTACTAACCCTGCCTCATGTATTGCATGAAGCAAGAAACCGCAAGCTAAACCTACCGATTCATTCACGTAGTAGTTGTTGTGTCTCACCCCCATTTCATCTATTTCGTAGACCTGTTTAAAGACCACAATTAACCAAGGAGCTTTTTCTAGAAATGGTTTATTCCAATCTGTGCCAAAAGGCTTCAAATCTTCCAACCACTCTTCAGACATACGTCCGTGATAGCCTTCATATTCTTCTTTTTCTGCTGCTACACGTATTTTCTTTTTCATTTCAGGATTGGAAACAGCACAAAACATCCATGGCTGCTTATTTGCTCCTGATGGAGCTGCACCTGCTGCCTGAATAATATTTTCTATTACTTCTCTTGGAACTTCTTTATCTGAAAATTCTCTTAATGATCTTCTATGAGAAATTTTCTCCAAATATTCTTGTGTCACTTTAAGCATTTCTGCTTCTGAAAGTTCCTTGTGTTTATATGGTATGAATTCTTCCACTTAGTATTTATTGATAGTAAAACAGTGATCAGTGTAAAAGTACGTAATTTATAATATAAAATTCAAAACAGCCTCTAATAGTTCCTGAGGCTTCTGTGCATGTACCCAATGTCCGGCATCAGCAATCATTTCTATTTGTACGGAAGCAAATTTTTCATCTATTTCTGACATATCAAAAGATTGAATATAATTAGAGTCCGTTCCTCCTATAAATAAGGTAGGTACTTCAATAAGGTATTTACTATCCAATGCTTTACCTACTTCTTCGATCTTTTCAGTTAAAACAGGTAAATTCATTCTCCAAGCAAAACCACCTTCTTTCTTTCTATAGATATTTTTAAGTAAAAATGATCTTTCACCTAAATTCGGAATGTATTCGGCTAAAATTTTATCTGCTTCACCTCTAGATTTTAAAGTATCTATTGGCATGGCATTTAATCCCTCTAAGATGGTTTGATGATGCACCGGGTAATGTCTTGGAGCAATATCAACTACTACCATACGACTCGGCACTTCTGGAAAGTTTGCAGCGAATTGCATCACTGTTTTTCCTCCCATAGAATGTCCTAAAAGAACAGGTTTTATTAATTCATGCTGATCAATAAAATCTTTAAGGTCTTGAGCTAAAATTTCATAGGAAAATTCATCGCTTTGAGGAGACTGACCATGATTTCTTTGATCGACTAAAAATACATGAAACTTTTCCGCAAATTTCTTCCCTAATGTCATCCAGTTATCACATTGTCCGAACAAACCATGAAGTATAATCAGTGGTGTATTTCCTTTTTCTCCTAGTTCTCTATAAAACAAATTCATCTATGAAATAATTTTTATTGTATATCTAATCAAAAAATAAGCTATATAACTACACTTTGATAAGTGTACTTTATTAGTTTTGAAGTGCAATTTATAAAATCATCTTTTGAAAACTCAAAATGCATAGAATCACATTAAAAATTCTTTCGACTTTCGTACTCTTTTTTAGTATCACTGCTTGTGGTTTTAAAACTTCAGATAAAATCAATGCCCCTGAAGTGAACAAACAGATTAAGGAGAGAAAAATCAAAAGGTTTAAAGAAAACGAAATTGCTGATCAAGCATTCAGAATCGGCTCTCAATTATCCGATTCTATATTCTCTATTAATTGTGGAACGCTTCCGGTTGAATTATTAAAAATTGATCAGAAGGAGTTTATTAACAAAGTATGGGTAGATTGTTCAACACCAAAAGAAGATATTCCAAAGCAAGTTTGGGAAGCTTACGCATACAGTAAAAATCAAAAATTAGAGCTGAAAGACAATATCCAAAGAATAAAAGATGATAATGAAAGAGTAACTGCTTATTTATTTTCATCGCCAAAAATTGTTAACGATTCTCTAAAAGTCCTTCAAATCGAACTGAATCACAAAGCGTTGGTACTTTCGCTTTATTAAAAGTGATCAAAAAACTATCTTTGCGAATCAAAATCAGAAAATAATTTTTACAATGAAATATTTAATCGTCGGTTTAGGCAATATCGGTCCAGAATACGAAAAAACGCGTCATAATATTGGCTTTATGGTGGCAGATGCTATCGCAAAAAAACATGATGCTAAATTCGAGATGGATCGCTTGGCTTATGTGGCAGATTTTAAACATAAAGGAAGAAGCATTACTGTAATTAAACCAACCACTTTTATGAACCTTAGTGGTAAAGCAGTAAAGTATTGGGCAAATCAATTGAAAATCCAAAAGGAAAATATTTTGGTTATTGTTGATGACTTAGCCCTTCCTTACACTACCTTAAGAATGAGAGGTAAAGGTGGTGCTGCAGGTCACAATGGCTTAAAAGATATTGAGGCCCAATTACAGTCGGCGGCTTATCCAAGATTACGTTTTGGTATTGGTGATAACTATTCCAAAGGAAAACAAATCGATTTTGTTTTGGGAGAATTTACTGAAGACGAAAAAATAGATTTAGATACATTAATCGATACATCTGTTCAAATGTGCGAATCGTTTTGCAGCATAGGTTTATCAAGAACAATGAATCAATTCAATAAATAATCCATGACAGACAAATTATTAAAAGGATTCTCGGGGTATTTTATGATCATCCTACAGACAATTCTATTTGGAGTTGCCGGATATGTGTTATCATTACCCAACCTTGGTGCAGTGAGTATGCTTATTCTCTTTGTAGACCTTGTCTTGTTAAGAGGTTACTTTACTGTGGCTAATGGAGAGGCTGCCTTAATTAATTTATTAGGAAAATATAAAGGTACCATCAATGTTGCTGGTTTTTATTGGTCTCATCCATTTAGAAAGATCATTAAGACGAGCCTCAAAGATAACGTACAACATATTGGGCCATGGGAATCTTTTGCTAAAGATGGTGTTGCTTTAGAACTTAACGTGGAATGTCGTTGGCAAATCAAAGATGCGGCTAAGGTACACTTTGGAATGTCTGATGTTCAAGAAACAGTCAATTCCATCACAAAAGAAAAAGCCCAAACTTTAGTAGAGATGTATCCGTTTGATAATGCTAATGGCGTTTCTTTACGATTACACTCTAATGAAATTAACAGTGCTTTGATGACTTCATTAAAAGTACAATTAGCCGAGTTCGGTATTTTACTTCAAGGCGTACGCTTTAATAGTATCAGAATGATCAATAGAAAAAGATCTACTCAGGATGCTATGGTTTTAGCTAAAAAAATGGTCGAAGAAGTACATGAGATCGAACAATTATCCGATCATCAAAAATCGGATATGCAATTGCAATTGTTGTCTATTTTGATGACAGAATAAATTAGAAAAAAGTAAATCAAAAATATTATGCTTAAAGAAGAGTGTTTTGAGTTTGGTAAGATTACTAAAACTCATGGTTTAAATGGAGAAGTATTGATCTTTGGTGATGTGGATGATTTAACTCAATACGAAGGGTTAGACGCTGTATTTATAGAAAGAAGAGGAAATCTAGTTCCTTACTTTTTAGAATACCTTTCGATGCATAACAATAGATTTATTGCCAAATTCGAAGATATAGAAACTCTTGAAGATGCTGAAGCATTAAAAGATGCTCAATTGTATCTTCCGTTAGCTGCTCTACCTGAATTAGAAGAAGGTAAGTTCTACTACCACGATGTAGTTGACTTTACTATCGTTGATAACAATCTAGGTGAACTTGGTCAGATCAAAAAGATCTACACCAATTCTGCACAAGATTTAATTGAAATGCATTACAAAGGGAAAGAAGTTCTTATCCCTATTAGTGATGATATTGTGATTAAAGCTGATATGGAAAAGAAACAATTGATCACCAATTTACCTGATGGTTTAATTGATATATACATGGAAGAATAAATTGTTTAACATCTAATTTAAATCAATTTAACTTTTAAAAAAGGCTTTTACGTTTTTGTAACAATACGTAAAAGTCTTTTTTGTTTTTACAGTATAATAGATGTTTATGTTATCAATCGTTTAATCTAAAGCTTATCTATTTAATTATCACTCACGTACATTTGTTAATACACAAACATTCTATTTCTTAATAAGGAATAAAGTTTTATTTATCTTAAACTAATTTACGTGAAAAAGCTACTACTTACATTTGCAGTAATAACTATGTACTGTTCGTTTACCATTAACGATTTACACGCCCAAACTAGTGTTCAGTATTACTATGGTATGGGGAATGTTCAACAAATTTCGGTTTGGCAGAATGTTTCTGAGAACGATTTATTAAACTTCCGTGTAGGATATCAAGATTTTGCTGAGGATAATGTTTCTCTGTCTATTGGTTATGGTCGTTTATTTGGAGAGTTTTTACCCTACTTAGTTTTCAATAAAGACGTCACTTCAGACTTAAATAATTATTCGTTTACCAACGGTTATTATTGGGCTCCTGGAGGAAGATGGGACTTTGCATTGGGTTGGACTTTAAATCAGCATGAAACGTATTCGAATCCTCAGGCAGAAATTCCTACTGACACTTACAGCAGATGGAGTCAGAGTTATTGGTTTGATGTTTATTATAACCTAACTGACATGAAGGCTCAAGTGGGTGCAGAAGTAGGTGTGACTTCTTCGGGAGTTTGGTTTTGGGGAATCATGTTCTCTAAAGCTTTAGATTTTAGAAAAAAACATAAATAGTTAGAGCAAGGTAATTGTTCGAAAAATACATTGGTCATAAATACCAATTTTATTTAAACTACATCAAACTTAAATTTTTAAGTTGATTCCAAGAAGGTTGTCAAATATTATATTTGACAGCCTTTTCTTTTTTTAAAAAATACCTACTAAACCTTAGGTTAATAGATGTTAGTGTTATCATTCATTAATCTGAAGAAACTCCCCCATTATTCTATCAAAATTAACTTTGTTATACTAAGCACATTCTAACCGTATATTATCATTGAAATGAAAAGGTTTTTATTCATTTTCACCACTCTTCTATTGTTTTTCTTTTCTTTTGACGAAATCAAAGCACAAACAAGTATTCAATATTATTATGGCATGGGCGGGTTACAACAAGTATCTGTATGGCAAAATATCACCCAAAAGCACATGGTCAATTTCAGGGCCGGATATCAAGATGTTACCGAAAACAACTTCACATTATCGCTTGGGTATGGATACCTAACTAAGCATTTCCTGCCTTATCTAGTATTTAATAAGGATATCACTTCTGGATTAAATAACTACAGTATCAACAATGGATATTATTGGATTTCAGGAGGTCGTTTCGATTTGGCTGCTGGCTGGGTCATGAAACATTCTGAATATCAAATTGACGAAAGTAATAGTTCTTCTGATTGGGCAAAAAAATGGAGTCAAGTGTATTGGTTCAATGTGTATTATAACATTAAAAAGTATAGAATGCAGATTGGAGGTGAAACAGGAATTACATCTTCAGGGGTGGTTGTTTGGGGTTGTATGATCAACCGGTCATTCTAGTTATAGAGATAATTAGATTTTTTTTCACTAATAACATAGGAGTAGCAGTAATTTTTATCGAGTACTCCAAAATATTAAAATTTGACTATTTTTGAGTACTAATTAATTCCATTATGTTATTTAAGAAATTAAACGCAGCCTTCCCTTTAATTACAGATCAAAAAACGAAATGGCTAGCTTCCTTTTTGTTTGGTGCATTTGTAATTGTCTTTTTAAGTGTGTTTCAACCTTTCGGCATTGCAGGCATTTCATTCTATAAACCTCTATTCATTTTAGGTTACGGACTTATTACATTTTCTTCAGTAGCTTTTTGCTTTTTTGTTCTTCCAATACTATTTAAAGATTTCTTTAAGGCAGATCAATGGACAGTAGGTAAAGCTATATTTTTCACTCTTTTAATCACTTTGATGATTAGTACTGTCAATTGGTACTATACAAGCGTTGTTGGAAAAGAGTTTTTCGATGTTAGCCACTCATACATTAAGTTTATAGGTATTACTTTTTCTGTAGGAATATTTCCAATTTTTGTTTTTATACTTTTCACAGAAAAAAGTCTAAGACATAAACATGAAGAAGCAGCAAAAAAAATTACAAGTAAATTAGTCAGCAACGAAGTTAATCAAGCAGTAGTAGAAAAAGGGATTACTTTTGAAACCGACAACAAAACTTATGCTTACAATTTAGATCAGTTTATCTGTGTAAAATCAGAAGGTAACTATATAG includes the following:
- a CDS encoding LytTR family DNA-binding domain-containing protein yields the protein MLFKKLNAAFPLITDQKTKWLASFLFGAFVIVFLSVFQPFGIAGISFYKPLFILGYGLITFSSVAFCFFVLPILFKDFFKADQWTVGKAIFFTLLITLMISTVNWYYTSVVGKEFFDVSHSYIKFIGITFSVGIFPIFVFILFTEKSLRHKHEEAAKKITSKLVSNEVNQAVVEKGITFETDNKTYAYNLDQFICVKSEGNYIEIYSISDDHKLKKDVVRLSLKLALQQIDDSYNVHQCHRSYIANFDKIIRVSGNARNYELHIDLIDFQIPVSRSFSKELISIYK
- a CDS encoding hemolysin family protein, which codes for MNENIIYIGLCLLFSAFFSATEIAFVSANRLHIEVQRKKLSLAGRLINKFFENKSTFITTILIGNTTALVMYGIFVSKVLDPILQNFYMTQFPSMDPGTVEVTVLITQTILSTVVVLITAEFLPKSLTMINPDVFLNIASPPMNVIYTLLYPITWCVEKLSQFTIKNIFGFHSQEEQNSFNLTDLSQYIRDIEVASLDQEDSEGDAIDKTYLENALEFKDVRVRDVMIPRKEIVAIDIEEDIEELKKLFIESGHSKIPVYKEDLDDIVGYCHARQLFKKPETIQEILHEIPTRPETAAADEVMTFMMEEKKSLVSVIDEYGGTAGIVTLEDITEEIVGEIEDEHDEEELPFFQENEYTYLLTARHEIDWLNEKKDWEIEEGEYDTLGGFILHHYRNIPVVDEEIDIEDLKFHIVTMDGARIDMVRLIFPHQEEEEEENNNEITE
- the rimM gene encoding ribosome maturation factor RimM (Essential for efficient processing of 16S rRNA): MLKEECFEFGKITKTHGLNGEVLIFGDVDDLTQYEGLDAVFIERRGNLVPYFLEYLSMHNNRFIAKFEDIETLEDAEALKDAQLYLPLAALPELEEGKFYYHDVVDFTIVDNNLGELGQIKKIYTNSAQDLIEMHYKGKEVLIPISDDIVIKADMEKKQLITNLPDGLIDIYMEE
- a CDS encoding nitroreductase family protein, with product MEEFIPYKHKELSEAEMLKVTQEYLEKISHRRSLREFSDKEVPREVIENIIQAAGAAPSGANKQPWMFCAVSNPEMKKKIRVAAEKEEYEGYHGRMSEEWLEDLKPFGTDWNKPFLEKAPWLIVVFKQVYEIDEMGVRHNNYYVNESVGLACGFLLHAIHEAGLVALTHTPSPMNFLAKELERPANERPFLLIPVGYPEKDALVPNIERKSLRQISQWY
- a CDS encoding SPFH domain-containing protein, with product MTDKLLKGFSGYFMIILQTILFGVAGYVLSLPNLGAVSMLILFVDLVLLRGYFTVANGEAALINLLGKYKGTINVAGFYWSHPFRKIIKTSLKDNVQHIGPWESFAKDGVALELNVECRWQIKDAAKVHFGMSDVQETVNSITKEKAQTLVEMYPFDNANGVSLRLHSNEINSALMTSLKVQLAEFGILLQGVRFNSIRMINRKRSTQDAMVLAKKMVEEVHEIEQLSDHQKSDMQLQLLSILMTE
- the pth gene encoding aminoacyl-tRNA hydrolase, with the protein product MKYLIVGLGNIGPEYEKTRHNIGFMVADAIAKKHDAKFEMDRLAYVADFKHKGRSITVIKPTTFMNLSGKAVKYWANQLKIQKENILVIVDDLALPYTTLRMRGKGGAAGHNGLKDIEAQLQSAAYPRLRFGIGDNYSKGKQIDFVLGEFTEDEKIDLDTLIDTSVQMCESFCSIGLSRTMNQFNK
- a CDS encoding exo-beta-N-acetylmuramidase NamZ family protein; the encoded protein is MLNKYFYITLFLFFTLNIQAQTPYVKVGIEVLKDQNFKALEGKRVGLVTNPTGIDINFTSTIDILHQAANVNLTALYGPEHGARGDTDAGAHVDSYLDKTTGLNVFSLYGKTRKPTPKMLENVDVIVYDIQDIGVRSYTFISTLGLVMEAAAENGKEVIVLDRPNPLGGKKVEGNIVMEGYFSFVSQFPIPYIYGLTVGELAYMMNHEGWLKGGKKCKLKVIPMKGWKRSMRFQDTGRAWVPSSPHIPNVQTAELYPATGIIGELEASFIGIGYTLPFGVFASEWINGLKYAEALNALHLDGVHFRQITFTPYYKDKKGKKLYGVQVYITDYDKVRLSEIQFHALAVLKDLYPDKDLFAGKENRFNMFDKVCGTDLIRTNFTKNYLFDDVKPYWRKDEEAFRKKSAVYMMYR
- a CDS encoding alpha/beta fold hydrolase — encoded protein: MNLFYRELGEKGNTPLIILHGLFGQCDNWMTLGKKFAEKFHVFLVDQRNHGQSPQSDEFSYEILAQDLKDFIDQHELIKPVLLGHSMGGKTVMQFAANFPEVPSRMVVVDIAPRHYPVHHQTILEGLNAMPIDTLKSRGEADKILAEYIPNLGERSFLLKNIYRKKEGGFAWRMNLPVLTEKIEEVGKALDSKYLIEVPTLFIGGTDSNYIQSFDMSEIDEKFASVQIEMIADAGHWVHAQKPQELLEAVLNFIL
- the nagB gene encoding glucosamine-6-phosphate deaminase; amino-acid sequence: MTTTLLNQQVMTDREFERLETLTFETSAKASIVIANEIADLIRDKASKGENAVLGLATGSSPLKVYDELIRLHKEEGLSFKNVITFNLDEYYPMQPDSIHSYVRFMKENLFDHVDIEEKNIHIPDGTLAMKDVYAFCQDYEAKIAAAGGLDIQILGIGRTGHIGFNEPGSTENSRTRMVTLAAVTRIDAAPSFGGLDNVPKRAITMGVKPIMQAGRIIMMAWGSGKAPIVQKMVEGDISMQVPATFLQKHDNVSVFLDEGATESLTRVTNPWLVREVEWTQAMMKKAIVWLAYKTGKPVLKLTNKDYIENGLDSLLSTKGAAYDLNIEVFNLLQHTITGWPGGKPSADDTQRPERAEPAKKRVIIFSPHPDDDVISMGGTFQRLVDQGHEVHVAYQTSGNIAVSDDDARRYATFSKSLMAKFGFDTAESNSKFKEITGFLDAKEEGDIDSLAVRQLKGQIRRDESIAACRYTGVPESKVHFLDLPFYETGKVRKNPVGPADIEIIKNLISDIKPHQIYAAGDLADPHGTHRVCLDAIFAALEELKNEDYMKDCWCWLYRGAWHEWPIDEIEMAVPMSPEQVMIKRKAIFFHESQKDGVVFQGTDDREFWQRAEERNSDTAKLYNQLGLAEYEAMEAFVRYHFI